The following are encoded in a window of Rosa chinensis cultivar Old Blush chromosome 4, RchiOBHm-V2, whole genome shotgun sequence genomic DNA:
- the LOC112199856 gene encoding major strawberry allergen Fra a 1.05: protein MGVFTYETEFSSVIPPPRLFKAFILDVDNLIPKIAPQAVKCAEIIEGDGGVGTITKITFGEGSQFGFVTHKIDGIDKDNSVYSYSLVKGDALSDKIEKISYETKLVASSDGGSIIKSTSNYHTKGDVEVKEEHVKAGKEKASHLFKLVEGYLLANPNEYC, encoded by the coding sequence ATGGGTGTGTTCACTTATGAAACCGAGTTCTCATCCGTCATCCCACCACCAAGATTGTTCAAGGCTTTTATCCTTGATGTCGACAATCTCATCCCCAAGATTGCTCCACAAGCAGTCAAGTGTGCTGAAATcatagaaggagatggaggtgtAGGAACCATCACGAAGATCACCTTTGGTGAAGGCAGCCAGTTCGGCTTTGTGACCCACAAGATCGATGGGATTGACAAAGACAACTCTGTCTACAGCTACAGTTTGGTCAAAGGAGATGCCTTGTCCGACAAGATTGAGAAGATCTCTTACGAGACCAAGTTGGTGGCATCTTCCGATGGAGGATCAATCATCAAGAGCACCAGTAACTACCACACCAAAGGTGACGTAGAGGTCAAGGAAGAGCATGTCAAGGCTGGAAAAGAGAAGGCGTCCCACCTCTTCAAGCTTGTTGAAGGCTACCTCTTGGCCAATCCTAATGAATACTGTTAA